Proteins encoded by one window of Lycium barbarum isolate Lr01 chromosome 11, ASM1917538v2, whole genome shotgun sequence:
- the LOC132617002 gene encoding uncharacterized protein LOC132617002, translating to MDLFDEMSVPTSPKTPTTKNDQMEPGVLLEESWFFGNLLDRKSRMLRCYSDPCPKNTQEFSAGKSMEETFSSLQKLPHGEKLNLDSRKSKPRLQRASSSASSSQSSNLHRVPSLPVFVDYKEEPHDEESDFSMGKLIRQASINQVKISPQKHTSKSNLQRAPSLPVFQESEQVHDQESDFSMGKLIRQASINQVKISPQKHTSKSNLQRAPPLPVFQESEQVHDQESDFSMGKLIRQASINQVKISPQKHNQSTLQRVPSLPVFQESEQVHDEESDFSMGKLIRQASINKVKVSPQKQTSQVLLPKGNLQRAPSLPAFARMEEIHVEENEFPMGKLIRQASLNHARVLPPKHTSKGLRRSPSISSTTKHHLRRKQDQESRLRNSSNGLEVEDLQGFKSLELNNEKKDSIPEFANTSTPGLEEKNEKKPVGLSELDEIRRPPYYSPEDQMKEQIKFWARAVASNVR from the exons ATGGATCTATTTGATGAAATGTCTGTTCCAACTTCTCCTAAAACCCCTACTACTAAAAATGACCAAATGGAACCTGGAGTACTTCTTGAGGAAAGTTGGTTTTTTGGTAACTTGCTTGACAGAAAATCAAGAATGTTGAGATGTTATTCTGATCCTTGTCCTAAAAATACTCAAGAATTTTCGGCTGGAAAATCTATGGAGGAAACATTTTCTTCACTACAAAAACTCCCACATGGGGAAAAATTGAATCTTGATTCAAGAAAAAGCAAACCAAGATTACAAAGAGCGTCATCATCAGCATCATCATCTCAGAGTAGTAATCTGCATAGGGTACCTTCTTTGCCAGTTTTTGTAGACTACAAAGAAGAACCCCATGATGAAGAAAGTGATTTTTCTATGGGAAAATTGATTAGGCAAGCATCAATAAACCAAGTTAAAATCTCACCTCAAAAACACACTTCAAAGAGCAATTTGCAGAGGGCACCTTCACTGCCTGTTTTTCAAGAAAGTGAACAAGTTCACGATCAAGAAAGTGATTTTTCTATGGGAAAGTTGATTAGGCAAGCATCTATAAACCAAGTTAAAATCTCACCTCAAAAACACACTTCAAAGAGCAACTTGCAGAGGGCACCTCCACTGCCTGTTTTTCAAGAAAGTGAACAAGTTCATGATCAAGAAAGTGATTTTTCTATGGGAAAGTTGATTAGGCAAGCATCTATAAACCAAGTTAAAATCTCACCACAAAAACACAATCAAAGCACCTTGCAGAGGGTACCTTCACTGCCTGTTTTTCAAGAAAGTGAACAAGTTCATGATGAGGAAAGTGATTTTTCTATGGGAAAGTTGATTAGGCAAGCATCTATAAACAAAGTAAAAGTTTCACCTCAGAAGCAAACTTCACAAGTATTGTTACCAAAAGGCAATCTGCAGAGGGCACCTTCTTTGCCAGCTTTTGCAagaatggaagaaattcatgtaGAGGAAAATGAGTTTCCTATGGGGAAGTTGATTAGACAAGCATCTTTAAACCATGCAAGAGTTTTGCCTCCTAAACATACTTCAAAG GGTCTCAGAAGAAGTCCAAGTATATCTAGCACCACAAAGCACCATTTAAGGAGAAAACAAGATCAAGAAAGCAGGCTTAGAAATAGTTCAAATGGTTTAGAAGTTGAAGATTTGCAAGGCTTCAAGAGCTTAGAATTGAACAATGAAAAGAAAGATTCAATCCCAGAATTTGCAAACACAAGTACTCCAGGATTGGAAGAGAAGAACGAGAAGAAACCAGTTGGTTTATCAGAATTAGACGAGATAAGAAGACCACCTTATTATTCACCAGAAGATCAAATGAAAGAGCAGATCAAGTTTTGGGCTAGAGCTGTGGCTTCTAATGTTCGCTAA